In Zingiber officinale cultivar Zhangliang chromosome 6A, Zo_v1.1, whole genome shotgun sequence, a single genomic region encodes these proteins:
- the LOC121994479 gene encoding auxin-responsive protein SAUR24-like: protein MKRHRGFRLGRCLGRVWRRLFRRRHKHYLRLDRAAGSFLQSSRLSQTSKTTSKFRHWGLLLTRRFRRNQTGAEATLLAEEPEGGPTPKGHLAVYVGCERYTVPVIYFNHPLFGELLREAEEEFGFHHTGGITLPCPTARFEDVRNRIAADSDRSRRRS from the coding sequence ATGAAGAGGCACAGAGGATTCAGATTGGGGCGGTGCCTCGGCCGAGTGTGGCGCCGCCTCTTCCGCCGCCGGCATAAACACTACCTCCGCCTTGACCGCGCCGCCGGATCCTTCTTGCAATCGAGCCGCCTCTCGCAGACCTCGAAAACTACCTCAAAGTTCCGCCATTGGGGCCTCCTCCTCACCCGCCGCTTCCGCCGGAATCAAACCGGCGCGGAGGCCACGCTTCTGGCGGAGGAGCCAGAGGGCGGGCCGACCCCGAAGGGACACCTGGCCGTGTACGTCGGGTGCGAAAGGTACACGGTCCCGGTGATCTACTTCAACCACCCTCTCTTCGGGGAGCTGCTGCGGGAGGCGGAGGAGGAGTTCGGGTTCCACCACACAGGCGGCATCACTCTCCCCTGCCCCACCGCGAGGTTCGAAGACGTAAGGAATCGGATCGCCGCCGACAGCGACAGATCCCGCCGTCGGAGCTAG